The proteins below are encoded in one region of Aquisphaera giovannonii:
- a CDS encoding sigma 54-interacting transcriptional regulator, with the protein MENHPGNEGGFPRSASDWWSWREESFERPGRADRDRLATLGGSWSNTGLRTLCAVGSVAVLCYSLMVLMHVAWMGTIGLRCLFGTDVKEEIPADFAWKALGGGGAEAGEAAGDGRPHTGDVILSIGGMALRAGNYTDYIQAMRSLNDRVGKPVEVTWRDVATGNRHAAEAIVRNPPTRSYVWSCIWFLQEVLIFAVGARVFWKRPGDRSARLFFVLCLVTVGAYMGGYHWTEIVLRPSLIYPFVFFALLVPVVNLHFFLVFPRENPLFRRHRRLVLGLLYGVPAVSLASIWGTMYASHWMRVHGDPQRAAFAERVIRALALGYIGIAAMVFALCIPCLVFSYRRAVTRAEKNQVKWILLASLIASVLIAYLLGAAWMDTSTLGRDSGAWPMFGVSVLYTLAYAFSITRYKLMHVEEIINRSVVYFAFSVTAGLIYSALLLVFGWLIRDRLRDSPTSGGAMLAAMSVVVVLILSEVARGRFQRVIDRRFFREKYKFDQAMQKMQVAVGSLVDRTTLGRRLLEGASEVLRVEWGALYLAGPGDRSFHLAACQGPPPDEAVLAADNPLVAQLRRTPAARLSHATATAAGADPATDAMIALGGEAAAALGVAGADGEGEGPGEGDGGDALGGLLVLGPKRSGMPFEDEEMAFLGALSSVATLALHSAGIQETLESLNQELRDKVDKIAEQQRRILILQEQLRDRAERGRERDGAPGDADDREASDPRRAGAASPADRAAAAVFGEIRGSGPAVREMIATARKAAASPSAVLIRGESGTGKELLAAAIHAASPRAGRPFVKVHCAALSQNLLESELFGHVRGAFTGADRNRVGRFEEANGGTLFLDEIGDINLEVQTKLLRVLQEMSFERVGSSQPVSVDVRIVAATHQDLEALIRDGRFREDLFYRLNVIPLRTPALRRRKEDIIELAGVFLARHAERMGKPLTHIEPEAVELLMAHDWPGNVRELENVIERAVVLADGPAIGVEDLPPEVREPARPRRPFRGRLPAATSIIRGRDHGNGTGAAGPPAAPPGPPRREASTGPRPLADPPAIATARARPRPGPGRDDGREPPGGDEWNAEFLAYERQRLTDAMAEAEGNKSVAARLLGMPRSTFFSKLRKHGLA; encoded by the coding sequence ATGGAGAATCACCCCGGGAACGAGGGCGGCTTCCCCAGATCCGCGTCGGATTGGTGGAGCTGGCGTGAGGAAAGCTTCGAGCGTCCCGGGAGGGCGGACCGCGATCGCCTCGCCACGCTCGGGGGATCGTGGAGCAACACCGGGCTGCGGACGCTTTGCGCCGTCGGCTCGGTGGCGGTCCTCTGCTATTCGCTGATGGTCCTGATGCACGTCGCCTGGATGGGGACGATCGGGCTGCGCTGCCTCTTCGGGACGGACGTGAAGGAGGAGATACCGGCAGATTTCGCGTGGAAGGCGTTGGGCGGGGGCGGGGCCGAGGCCGGGGAGGCGGCCGGCGATGGGCGGCCGCACACGGGCGACGTCATCCTGTCGATCGGCGGCATGGCGTTGCGCGCGGGGAATTACACCGACTACATCCAGGCGATGCGGTCGCTCAACGATCGGGTGGGGAAGCCCGTCGAGGTGACCTGGCGGGACGTCGCGACGGGGAATCGGCACGCCGCGGAGGCGATCGTCCGCAATCCGCCCACGCGGTCCTACGTCTGGTCGTGCATCTGGTTCCTCCAGGAGGTCCTGATCTTCGCCGTCGGGGCGAGGGTCTTCTGGAAGCGGCCCGGCGACCGCTCCGCCCGGCTCTTCTTCGTGCTCTGCCTGGTGACGGTGGGGGCCTACATGGGGGGCTACCACTGGACCGAGATCGTCCTGCGGCCCTCGCTGATCTACCCGTTCGTCTTCTTCGCCCTGCTGGTGCCGGTGGTGAACCTGCACTTCTTCCTGGTCTTCCCGCGGGAGAATCCGCTGTTCCGCCGCCACCGCCGGCTGGTCCTGGGGCTCCTCTACGGCGTCCCCGCGGTCTCGCTGGCGTCGATCTGGGGGACGATGTACGCGTCGCACTGGATGCGGGTCCACGGCGACCCCCAGCGGGCGGCCTTCGCCGAGCGGGTGATCCGCGCCCTGGCGCTCGGCTACATCGGGATCGCGGCGATGGTCTTCGCCCTCTGCATCCCTTGCCTGGTCTTCAGCTACCGGAGGGCCGTGACGAGGGCGGAGAAGAATCAGGTCAAGTGGATCCTCCTGGCCTCCCTGATCGCCTCGGTGCTGATCGCGTACCTCCTGGGCGCGGCCTGGATGGACACCTCGACGCTCGGCCGCGACAGCGGGGCCTGGCCGATGTTCGGGGTCTCGGTGCTGTACACGCTCGCCTATGCGTTCAGCATCACCCGGTACAAGCTGATGCACGTCGAGGAGATCATCAACCGGAGCGTCGTCTACTTCGCCTTCAGCGTGACGGCCGGCCTGATCTACTCGGCCCTGCTGCTGGTCTTCGGGTGGCTGATCCGGGATCGGCTGCGGGACTCGCCCACCTCCGGCGGGGCGATGCTCGCGGCGATGTCGGTGGTCGTCGTCCTGATCCTCTCGGAGGTGGCCCGGGGCCGATTCCAGAGGGTGATCGACCGCCGCTTCTTCCGGGAGAAGTACAAGTTCGACCAGGCGATGCAGAAGATGCAGGTGGCGGTCGGCAGCCTGGTGGACCGGACCACGCTCGGCCGCCGGCTGCTCGAGGGCGCCTCGGAGGTCCTCCGCGTGGAGTGGGGGGCGCTCTACCTGGCGGGCCCGGGCGACCGGTCCTTCCACCTGGCGGCCTGCCAGGGGCCGCCCCCCGACGAGGCCGTGCTGGCGGCCGACAATCCGCTGGTGGCGCAGCTCCGCCGCACCCCCGCGGCGCGGCTCTCCCACGCGACGGCGACGGCCGCCGGGGCGGACCCGGCCACCGACGCCATGATCGCGCTGGGGGGCGAGGCCGCCGCCGCCCTGGGCGTCGCCGGGGCCGACGGCGAGGGCGAGGGCCCCGGCGAGGGCGACGGCGGCGACGCGCTCGGCGGGCTCTTGGTCCTGGGCCCCAAGCGCAGCGGGATGCCCTTCGAGGACGAGGAGATGGCCTTCCTGGGGGCCCTCAGCTCGGTGGCCACGCTGGCCCTCCACTCCGCCGGCATCCAGGAGACCCTGGAGTCCCTGAACCAGGAGCTCCGCGACAAGGTGGACAAGATCGCCGAGCAGCAGCGGCGGATCCTGATCCTCCAGGAGCAGCTCCGCGACCGGGCCGAGCGGGGGCGGGAGCGCGACGGCGCCCCCGGGGACGCGGACGATCGCGAGGCCTCGGACCCGCGACGCGCCGGGGCGGCCTCGCCGGCCGATCGGGCCGCCGCCGCGGTCTTCGGCGAGATCCGCGGCTCCGGCCCCGCGGTCCGGGAGATGATCGCCACCGCCCGCAAGGCCGCCGCCAGCCCCTCCGCCGTGCTCATCCGCGGCGAGAGCGGCACCGGCAAGGAGCTGCTGGCCGCGGCGATCCACGCCGCCAGCCCCCGCGCCGGGCGGCCGTTCGTCAAGGTCCACTGCGCGGCGCTCTCGCAGAACCTGCTGGAGAGCGAGCTCTTCGGCCACGTCCGCGGCGCCTTCACCGGCGCCGACCGGAACCGCGTCGGCCGGTTCGAGGAGGCCAACGGCGGCACGCTCTTCCTCGACGAGATCGGCGACATCAACCTGGAGGTCCAGACCAAGCTCCTCCGCGTGCTCCAGGAGATGTCGTTCGAGCGCGTCGGCAGCTCGCAGCCGGTCTCGGTGGACGTCCGGATCGTCGCCGCCACGCACCAGGACCTGGAGGCCCTGATCCGCGACGGCCGCTTCCGCGAGGACCTCTTCTACCGGCTCAACGTGATCCCCCTGCGGACGCCGGCCCTCCGCCGGCGCAAGGAGGACATCATCGAGCTGGCCGGGGTCTTCCTGGCCCGCCACGCCGAGCGGATGGGCAAGCCCCTGACGCACATCGAGCCGGAGGCCGTGGAGCTGCTCATGGCGCACGACTGGCCGGGGAACGTCCGCGAGCTGGAGAACGTGATCGAGCGGGCCGTGGTGCTCGCCGACGGCCCGGCCATCGGCGTCGAGGACCTGCCGCCGGAGGTCCGCGAGCCGGCCCGGCCCCGCCGCCCATTCCGCGGCCGCCTCCCGGCCGCGACCTCGATCATCCGCGGCCGCGACCATGGCAATGGGACCGGCGCCGCGGGCCCGCCCGCGGCGCCGCCCGGCCCGCCCCGACGGGAGGCCTCGACGGGGCCGCGGCCCCTCGCCGATCCGCCCGCGATCGCGACGGCCAGGGCCCGCCCCCGCCCCGGCCCGGGCCGCGACGACGGCCGCGAGCCCCCCGGCGGCGACGAGTGGAACGCCGAGTTCCTCGCCTACGAGCGCCAGCGGCTCACCGACGCCATGGCCGAGGCCGAGGGGAACAAGAGCGTCGCCGCCAGGCTCCTCGGCATGCCCCGAAGCACCTTCTTCAGCAAGCTCCGGAAGCACGGCCTCGCGTGA
- a CDS encoding alpha/beta fold hydrolase produces the protein MRLAARWQDALSTSLSIPGGEGVRRTQVRLGGERVEVVRLGRGEPLVMVPGLAGSWRLLLPLARRLARRYEVITYGLRDEGVPGFGIGGLRSGLWDIGGHADDVASLIDQLGLESPTVLGVSFGGVIALQAAVDHPRSVGALIVHGAEAKFHATIGSKIARRVLERFPLPTDNRFVNQFFNLLHGAKPEPGPLVDFVVERIWETDQSVMARRLAQLEGFDVSDQLWKVEAPTLVLAGAKDVIVPAARQRRLAEGIAGARFEALEGAGHIGFLTHRREFARQVVKHLREVKAAV, from the coding sequence ATGAGGTTAGCAGCCAGGTGGCAGGACGCCCTGTCGACATCGCTCTCGATCCCCGGTGGCGAAGGCGTCCGGCGGACGCAGGTCCGGCTGGGGGGCGAGCGAGTCGAGGTGGTGCGACTGGGGCGGGGCGAGCCGCTGGTGATGGTCCCGGGGCTGGCGGGGAGCTGGAGGCTGCTCCTGCCGCTGGCCCGCCGGCTGGCCCGGCGGTATGAGGTGATCACCTACGGCCTGCGGGATGAAGGGGTGCCGGGGTTCGGCATCGGCGGGCTGCGGTCCGGGCTGTGGGACATCGGCGGGCATGCGGACGACGTCGCCTCGCTCATCGACCAGCTCGGGCTCGAATCGCCGACGGTCCTGGGGGTCTCCTTCGGCGGCGTGATCGCCCTCCAGGCGGCCGTCGACCACCCGCGGTCGGTGGGCGCCCTGATCGTGCACGGGGCGGAGGCCAAATTCCACGCGACGATCGGCTCCAAGATCGCCCGGCGGGTGCTCGAGCGGTTCCCGCTCCCGACGGACAATCGGTTCGTCAACCAGTTCTTCAACCTCCTCCACGGCGCGAAGCCGGAGCCGGGGCCGCTCGTCGATTTCGTCGTCGAGCGGATCTGGGAGACCGACCAGAGCGTGATGGCCCGCCGGCTGGCGCAGCTCGAGGGCTTCGACGTCTCCGATCAACTCTGGAAGGTGGAGGCCCCGACCCTCGTCCTGGCCGGCGCCAAGGACGTCATCGTCCCGGCCGCCCGCCAGAGGCGCCTGGCCGAGGGCATCGCCGGGGCCCGCTTCGAGGCCCTCGAAGGCGCCGGGCACATCGGCTTCCTCACCCACCGTCGCGAGTTCGCCCGCCAGGTCGTGAAGCACCTCCGCGAGGTCAAGGCCGCCGTCTGA
- a CDS encoding YcjX family protein yields MLLAYFAPEVAMPVASVVATVTGFLLAGGRPVISWVARRLRGQKQAGPGDVPSNSENPAGRSNELR; encoded by the coding sequence ATGCTCCTCGCCTATTTCGCGCCCGAGGTCGCCATGCCGGTGGCCTCGGTCGTCGCAACCGTGACCGGCTTCTTGCTGGCGGGCGGCCGCCCCGTGATCTCGTGGGTGGCCCGTCGCCTCCGGGGTCAGAAGCAGGCCGGCCCTGGGGACGTTCCGTCCAATTCGGAGAATCCAGCCGGGCGATCGAACGAGCTGCGATGA
- a CDS encoding sulfatase yields MGDAAPRTPPDEPARLRLGPAVTLSMAVWLGLCAGYLDLSLIVVKKLALNKEGSFRAARDFPWTVPLGHVVLMLALGAVVAFVSWRRPRWTPPWAAAWLMGMMAFWAALLRLPISPWAGLALAFGMGKLFSDLVAARGFGPRVGWTRRSLAVFACVLAACFAGSTGRRMIGEVRAVAGLPPAPASAPNVLFVVWDTVRSVSLSSYGYEPETTPNLSRWAQRGVQFEKALAPSPWTYPSHASFFTGRWPFQINAQWKFSLDTPDPTLAEYLQSRGYQTAGFVGNTNSCNYETALDRGFIHYDDYALTPRALLTRTVPGRWMLENLLLLVDPYERKWANLQSRGAEGINGAFLGWLDRRRADRPFFAFLNFFDAHEPYVAPAGFAGRFGVAPQGLKDQQMLVDFIGMPKQLLTPRDLEMLRGSYESCIASLDDRFGRLMDSLEEKGLLQNTIVVLTADHGEAFAEHGIFTHSYAVEIQEVGVPLLILAPGAPGGRKEPTAVSLRDLPATVVELAGLGDGSPFPGRSLAACWRAPAGQPPDQPPSPALSEKADETVFPSPHGEGPNLGNVQFSVVSPFGIQYVRNGDGRESIYNLWRDPAAGVNMISFPEMAPLLPKLRGMLLDVITAERASAEVEGGYMAAYRDRLADVVRADAGRAVTPTEGVATEAGASGAEAGGQ; encoded by the coding sequence ATGGGTGATGCTGCGCCCCGGACGCCGCCGGATGAGCCGGCCCGACTCCGGCTCGGTCCAGCCGTCACGCTCTCGATGGCCGTCTGGCTGGGCCTGTGCGCGGGGTACCTGGACCTCTCGCTGATCGTGGTCAAGAAGCTGGCGTTGAACAAGGAAGGGTCCTTCCGGGCCGCGCGGGACTTCCCCTGGACGGTGCCGCTCGGCCACGTGGTCCTGATGCTCGCGCTGGGGGCGGTGGTGGCGTTCGTGTCGTGGCGGCGGCCGCGATGGACGCCGCCCTGGGCGGCGGCGTGGCTCATGGGGATGATGGCCTTCTGGGCCGCCCTGCTCCGCCTGCCGATCAGCCCGTGGGCCGGCCTGGCGCTGGCCTTCGGGATGGGGAAGCTCTTCAGCGACCTCGTGGCGGCCCGAGGCTTCGGCCCCCGCGTGGGCTGGACGCGGAGGAGCCTGGCGGTGTTCGCCTGCGTGCTGGCCGCGTGCTTCGCCGGCAGCACGGGCCGGCGGATGATCGGCGAGGTGAGGGCGGTCGCCGGGCTGCCCCCCGCGCCGGCGTCGGCGCCCAACGTCCTGTTCGTCGTCTGGGACACGGTCCGGAGCGTCAGCCTCAGCTCGTACGGATATGAGCCCGAGACGACGCCGAACCTGTCGCGATGGGCGCAACGGGGCGTGCAGTTCGAGAAGGCGCTGGCGCCGTCCCCGTGGACCTACCCCTCGCACGCGAGCTTCTTCACGGGCCGCTGGCCGTTCCAGATCAATGCCCAGTGGAAGTTCTCGCTCGACACGCCGGACCCCACGCTCGCGGAATACCTGCAGTCTCGCGGCTACCAGACGGCGGGGTTCGTGGGGAACACGAACTCGTGCAATTACGAGACGGCCCTCGACCGGGGCTTCATCCATTACGACGACTACGCGCTGACGCCGCGGGCCCTGCTCACGCGCACCGTGCCGGGCCGGTGGATGCTCGAGAACCTGCTCCTGCTGGTCGATCCTTACGAGCGGAAGTGGGCCAACCTCCAGTCCCGCGGGGCGGAGGGGATCAACGGGGCCTTCCTGGGGTGGCTGGACCGGAGGCGGGCCGACCGCCCGTTCTTCGCGTTCCTGAACTTCTTCGACGCCCACGAGCCGTACGTCGCCCCCGCCGGCTTCGCCGGGCGGTTCGGGGTCGCCCCGCAGGGCCTGAAGGACCAGCAGATGCTCGTCGACTTCATCGGGATGCCGAAGCAGCTGTTGACTCCCCGCGACCTGGAGATGCTCCGGGGCTCCTACGAGAGCTGCATCGCCTCCCTCGACGACCGGTTCGGCCGCCTGATGGACTCGCTGGAGGAGAAGGGCCTCCTGCAAAATACGATCGTGGTCCTGACCGCCGACCACGGCGAGGCCTTCGCGGAGCACGGCATCTTCACGCACTCGTACGCGGTCGAGATCCAGGAGGTGGGGGTCCCGCTGCTGATCCTCGCGCCCGGGGCGCCCGGGGGGCGGAAGGAGCCGACGGCCGTGAGCCTCCGCGACCTGCCCGCGACGGTGGTCGAGCTGGCGGGGCTGGGGGACGGCTCGCCGTTCCCGGGCCGCTCGCTGGCGGCCTGCTGGCGGGCCCCGGCCGGGCAGCCCCCCGATCAGCCCCCCAGCCCCGCCCTCTCGGAGAAGGCCGACGAGACCGTCTTCCCCTCGCCGCACGGCGAGGGCCCCAACCTCGGCAACGTGCAGTTCTCGGTGGTCTCGCCGTTCGGGATCCAGTACGTCCGGAATGGCGACGGGCGCGAGTCGATCTACAACCTGTGGCGGGATCCCGCCGCGGGGGTCAACATGATCTCCTTCCCCGAGATGGCGCCCTTGCTGCCCAAGCTCCGGGGGATGCTCCTGGATGTGATCACGGCCGAACGCGCCTCGGCCGAGGTCGAGGGGGGCTACATGGCGGCCTATCGCGACCGCCTCGCCGACGTCGTCCGGGCGGACGCCGGCCGGGCCGTCACGCCGACGGAGGGCGTGGCGACGGAGGCGGGGGCGTCGGGTGCCGAGGCGGGAGGCCAGTAG